In Dama dama isolate Ldn47 chromosome 22, ASM3311817v1, whole genome shotgun sequence, the genomic window GAGGGCGCAGTTGAGCCTAGGGAGGGCAAAGTCCAGGGAACGCGGAAAACCAGCGGTGGTGAACCCAAGATACAGACTTAGATCACGGGGAACCTCCCTTCCCTTGCCCTGCTAAGCCTGGGATATGTACACAGAGCAATCAGCAGAATGACCATGACCCCTTAGAGGGAGCAAGGCGATGGCTCTCACCATTGCTTGAGGCGGGGTGTATAGGGAGAGAGCCCAATTAGGAGAAGGCcctgctggcttcccaggtggccctagtggtaaagaacccacctgccaatgcaggagacataagagacttgagttCTATCCTTGGTTTGgcaagatcctctgcagaagggcatggcaacctattccagtactgttgcctgcagaatcccatggacagaggagcctggtgggctacagtccatacatagggtcgcagagtcgtacaggactgaagcgacttagcacgcaagctCCTGGCACTTTAAGGCAAGTAGGGGCAAAGTCTTAGCCCCTCCCTAAGGTGCAGCTCAGCTTTGCTTGCAATCAACCAAGATCCCAGGTGGAATTCACCCATTCATGAAATATTTACGTAAACAGCCTCAGGGGACTAGCAACTGGAATTAGTAAATTAATCCtccttcaattcagttcactcaATCTgtccgtgtccaactctttgtgaccccatggactgcagcacaacatgcttccctatccatcaccagctctcagagcttggtcaaacttatgtccatcaagttggtgatgccatccaaccatctcatccccacgTGtgctttaatcctcacaacacctTACAACACTGCAGGACACAGGATAGGCTCTCAGTTATTTATGAGTAACCTCAAGAAGGTTGGTATTCTTCTCATTGTTTCCTGGAGGGGACACTGAAGTTCACAGAAGTGCACTAAAGACCAAGGTCAACAGCAAAGAAGTGGTGGTATTTCCAGGCTTCACAGCAACTGCCAGGCAGTTCAACAAAGTCTGATTTCACCCTTTGAGTTTCCTCTCGGGCTTTgctggcctgcaatgcaggagactggggttcaatctcccggggaagatcctctggagaaggaaatgtcaacccactccaatatgcgtgtctggagaattccacagacagaggagtctggtgggctacagtccatgggatcgcaaacagttggacacgactgagtggctaacttTCTTCCTCTCTGGAAACAGCGATTAGAGCCTCACTCCCCACCCTCTTCTCTCCCTTGCAGGCCAGCAGTTCTGAGTATAGCAGTTTACCAGCCCACCATGACAAGTCAGCTCACAGCCTTCCAGGGCCAGGCTCCAAATGTGTGGATGCCCTAGGTGCCTTTGGGCAGGTTAGAGAAAGGTGCCCCTTCTGCCAGGCAGAGGCACAGTCTCCACCAGAGCACGTGGCTGGGTGAGTGGAGTGTGAGCTGCAGGTCAGCCCCACCCACTGCCTTGGCTGTGTACCCCCCAGTGCAGGGTGCAACCTTGCATCCATTCCAAGCAGCCCTGCCACGAAGGGGAAGGGGATGGGTAGAGAATGGAGCATTTTGTGGAGTGCCCCTGCAGGCCACGTACTAAGCAACACAGTCTTCAGCAGTCACTGGGTGGGGTTGCCTGTTTCTGAATAAGACCACTGGTGGTTAGAGATAAAAATGCCTTGCTCTAGTCACAGAGCTGGTCAGGGGCAGCCTCAAGATTTACAATTGGGTTGTAATTTCTGAGGCTAAAGCTTCCCAACCTGAAGGTCAATGATGACCAGGGCCTCGTGTGTCCACAGTGTGATATCTGGTGCCCAGTCCCTCCCTCAGTCTCGGTACAGCCTGGCTTTTAGGAACCATGCTGCCCATGTGACCAGGCCCTGGGAGTTAGCAGCCACAGGCCTGCTCAAGAGAATGTaattgcaggacttccctggtggtcccgtggttaagaatctgcctgctgatgcagggaacacgggttcaatcccaggtctagGGAAATCCCACATGctcatgctgtggggcaactaagccggtgtgccgcaactactgagccggtgctctagagcccacgagccacacTCCTGAGCCTGAGTGCTGCATCCGCTTGAAGCCCGCATGCACCAGAGAtggtgctccacaagagaagtcaccacagtgagaagcctgagcacaacaaagaatagcccccgtttgctgcaactggagaaaacctgcgtgcagcaacgaagacccagtgctgccaagaagagagaaaagagacacaACATAACTGTAGAAAGTCTGGAGTTCAGTGGGAGCAGAGGGGGCACACTAGCTCAGCCTGAGGTGTGAAGGTGGGGGGAAGGGAAAATCCAAGCTGATTTGTTCAGGGTGCGGCTGCCAGAGCCTTTGCCTAAGGGGTGATCCCAGTGCCTGTGGGTTACACTGCACTATGATTGTTGAGGGATTCGGCAGGCCTGTacctggtgttggagaagactcttgagagtcccttggactgcaaggagatccaaccagtccatcctaaaggaaatcagtcctgggttttcactggaaggactgatgttgaaactgaaactccaatactttggccacctgatgcgaagagctgactcatttgaaaaaccctaatgtcgggaaagattgaaggcaggagaaggggatgacagaggatgagatggttagatggcatcaccgactcaatggacatgagtttgggtaaactctgggagttggtgatggacagggaggccttgcaaagagtcagagacaactgagtgactgaactgaactgaactgaactacctgaAGACCCCATTGTGAACCACAGTAGCCCCTCCTCACTCCTCATTATTGAGGGTCCTTGGTTTTTTCCCCAGGGATCTATTTAGAGTGGAAAGAACACTGACTTGGGAGCCAGAGCCCCTCCAAAGTCAGTGCCAGTCCCATGCCCCTCTTAACTAGGTGTATGCTGGGTGGGCATGTGAGGCACCCAGCACCATTTCCATTTCTTATAATTGAGCTTCCAATCTTCACCTCTTAATGGTGAAAATTAAATAGTGGAcatcaagtgttagtcactcagtcatgtctgactctttgtggccccatggactttagccattaggctcctctgtctatggaattctctaggcaataataatggagtgagttgccatttccttctccagggaatcttcctgacccagggatcgaacccaggtctcctgcattggaggcagattctttaccaactgagccacgagggaagcccaaatgaacaTCAAAGCACCACCATAATGCCTTGCACATGGCTGGTTTTAATAATCGTTAAAGACAGCTTCATAAAAatcccattatttcttcaaagctACTCTCATGGGTTGCCTCTGATCCATCGTCAGCAAGTCTAGAATCGGAACTTCAGAGGTCTGAGGTCatcctgccacacacacacacacacacactcacactccctATGCTGGATTGGCAGTTCCCATGAAGGACTGTAGGAGGTAGAGGAAGTTTTGGGAGAGCCGGCCGTGTGTGTCACTGAAGGGTGTGGACCAGGTTCCGATGTGCTTGGGCACGCATGGATGGCTGTAGGTGGGGCTGCTCCGGGAGTCAAGGACCCCCAGCCAAACAGGACAGCCCCAGGCCTATCTCCCGGGTGCACACTGTGCTAGGGGAGGTGTAAGCGCCAGGCTGCCATCTGGGATGGGCCCTGGAATAGCAGGGTCCAGTCAGACTCGACCttctataagggcttccctgatctTGTACGTCTGGCCCCCTCTCTCCCTTGACTGCAAAGCACAAAGCTCAGAGAATTCCCTGGGTAAATGCTTATCAAAGTATGAATTTTTGCAACTTTCCGTGAGACTATCATTGTTTCaacataaaaagatttttttccaagGGGGATGAGAAAAGCACTCCAAGCATACATAATAGCATATAAAAAACTGAGTATAGGGCGGGTAGGGGTGTCCCAATAGCTTGAAAGAAGCAGTTGTTAGATTTTCAAGAATTAAGCCAACTGGTTGTTAAACAcagccattattaaaaattaaattatattcacTTATAATGAAATAGGTTAAGGACAAaggcagtttttttgtttttgttttttaaatatgtaacttCAGGGATGAACAAGTAAACAAAAGCAGCCTCTGCCACGTGGGCTTCAGATTCAGGATTAACAAATGGCATGGCCTCAATGTCACCGTGAGCCCCTGGGCAACTCTTTTCCAAGTCTTTAAAGAAGTTTCtgagcatttcccctgaaatcaggaacaagaaaagggtgcccactctcaccactactattcaacatagtattggaagttttggccacagcaatcagagcaggaaaagaagtaaaaggaatccagataggaaaagaagaagtgaaactcttgctgtgtgcagatgacatgatcctctacatagaaaaccctaaagactctaccagaaaatcagtagagctaatcaatgaatacagtaaagttgcaggctataaaattaacacacagaaatcccttgcattcctatacactaacaatgagaaaacagaaagagaaattaaggaaacaatatcattcaccattgcaacaaaaagaataaaatacttaggagtatatcgacctaaagaaacaaaagacctatacatagaaaactataaaacactgatgaaagaaatcaaagaggacacaaatagatggagaaatataccgtgttcatggattagaagaatcaatattgtcaaaatggctatactacccaaagcaatctatagattcaatgcaatccctatcaagctaccaacagtatttttcacagaactagaacaaataattttacaatttgtatggaaatacaaaaaaaccttgaatagccaaagcaatcttgagaaagaagaatggaactggaggaatcaatctgcctgacttcaggctctactacaaagccacagtcatcaagacactatagtactggcacaaagacagaaatatagatcaatggaagaaaatagaaagcccagagataaatccatgaacctatggacacattatcttcgacaaaggaggcaagaatatacaatggaaaaaagacaacctctttaacaagtggtgctgggaaaactggtcaaccacttgtaaaagaatgaaactagaacacttcctaacaccatacacaaaaataaactcaaaatggattaaagatctaaatgcaagaccagaaactataaaactcctagagaagaacataggcaaaacactctccaacataaatcacagcaggatcctctatgacccacctcctagaatattggaaataaaagcaaaaataaacaaatgggacctaattaaacttaaaagcttttgcacaatgaatgaaactataagcaaggtgaaaagacagccttcagattgggagaaaataatagcaaacaaagcaacagacaaaggattaatctcaaaaatacacaagcaactcctgcagctcaattccagaaaaataaatcacccaatcaaaaaatgagccaaagaactaaacagacatttctccaaagaagacatacagatggctaacaaacccatgaaaagatgctcaacatcactcattatcagagaaatggaaatcaaaaccacaatgaggtaccatctcacgctggtcagaatggctgctatccaaaagtctacaagcaataaatgctggagagggtgtggagaaaagggaaacttcttacactgttggtgggaatgcaaactagtacagccgctatggagaacagtgtggagattccttaaaaaactggaattagaacttccatatgacccagcaatcccacttctggtcatacacaccgaggaaaccagatctgaaagagacacgtgcaccccaatgttcatcgaagcactgtttataatagccaggacatggaagcatcctagatgcccatcagcagacgaatggataaggaagctgtggtacatatacaccatggaatattactcagccattaaaaagaattcatttgaatcagttctaatgagttggatgaaactggagcccattatacagagtgaagtaagccagaaagataaagaccaatacagtatactaacgcatatatatggaatttagaaagatggtaacgataaccctacatgcaaaacagaaaaagagacacagatgtacagaacagacttttagactctgtgggagaaggcgagggtgggatgtttcgcgagaacagcatcgaaacatgtatattatctagggtgaaacagatcaccagcccaggctggatgcctgagacaagtgctcgggcctggtgcactgggaagacccagaggaattgagtggagagggaggtgggacgggggattgggatgggcaatacatgtaaatccatggctgattcatgtcaatgtatgacaaaacccactacaatattgtaaagtaattagcctccaactaataaaaataaatggaaaaaaaaaaaagtttctggccTACTCCCAGGGTTGTTATGGGAAGTAAGTGAGCCATAGGAGTCCCCAGTAAAGCGCCTCAGCAAGCAGGCCTTGACAAATGTTAGTTTGGTTTCACTCCAGCAAGTTCTTTGCCAGTTTGTCCTCCTGGAGCCTGTGGGTCAGCTGGCCTTCTCTCGGTCAGGGTTTATTAGTCCTCCTCCCTGTCACCAGGTGacaaccccctccccctgccacctACCCCGACCCCACCCAGCGGGCCGCCCCCCAGCAGCCGCGGACAGCCGTCCTTGGGGTGAAGGCAGGGGTGCGTCTTCCCTCCTAGACTGCGGCCCCTTGCTCCGCTCAGGCCCCTCGGGCGAGCCGCACGCTGCGCACACCGACGATCGGCCTCCCCCTAAAGAAAGGCAAGAGCCACGCTTCAGCAGTTACCGGAGTCTCGGGCTCTCGGCTTCCGGGTTCGGCCATTGACCTCGAGCAGAGATCCCCCTCCCCTCGGCAGTCCCCTCCTCCCGCCACAAACCTGCTACGGGCCAAAGGGAGGAGACTCCGGCACAGCCCACCGCCCGGGCCACTGGGAGCCTCGGCTGCCGGCGCCTTCCACTGGCCGGGCCGCGGGGGGGGACGCCCGCGCCGCCGAGCCGCGCCCCGCGCCGCCCCCTGCGGTCCGGCTTCCTCCCCGGGTCACGGCGGGTTCGAGACGCGCAGCGAGCCCGGGGACTGGCCGGGGGAGGGCGCGGCGCGGGGCGGGGACGCATGGAGTGGCGGGCGGCGCACGATCCCCCCCGCGGGCGGCGGCGCGATGGTGTGGGCCGGCCGGGGAGTTGCAGGCTCCGGGTTTGAACCTGCCAACTTCTCCAGCGGGCAGGGGCAAGCGCCAGGGCGGCGGCGAGGGCGAGTGAGTGCGGCGGGGTGGGGCTGCGGTAGGCGCCCGGGCCGCCGGCCAAACTACCTGCGACCCTGGGGAGGGTCCCGGTGGCGAGAGCGGGGCGGGGGTGCCCCGGGAACCCTGGACCCAACTGGAGCAGACGGCACCGGGCTGGGCCGGACTTGGGCATTTAGGAGGCGGGCGACCCCAGGTTGCTGAGAGGCTGCAGGAAGGTTTGCGAGGCGAGAGGCGCGGATGAGGGCGACTGCGGGCCTCCAGCGGACCCTTTCCCATACGCCCACTCCCCTACGCTCCCAGGAAGGGGTCTCTAAGCCCAAGATGCATTCTCCTCCCATCTTGGACATCTTTTCGCTGCTCCTGGAGAATCCTGAGGGAGAGTATAGTAGCTTCTAGGGCCAGACACCCTCCCAGCCAGCTCCTCGATCCCCGACCCTCTCGCTCCACCCACTTCTGCGCGGGCGGGGGACGCAGGGAGCGGCGGAAGCTGGCTTTCCCTAGGGAATCTGCAAACCTAACCCACTGCACACCCCAACCCTGCCGGGTTGCCATAAACACGACACCCCTAGGGGAGTGCAGTGGGGGAAAAGCTCCTCCTCCCAGGCCCCAGCCCACTGCACGGACAGTCCTCACGCCGGTCTCTTTCCTGGTTCCCACCCGCGCCAGGTGCCACGGAGAGCTGACACCATGGTTCAGCAGGTGCTCTACCGAGCGCTGGTCTCCACCAGGTGGCTGGCGGAGTCCGTCCGGGCTGGCAAGCTGGGCCCTGGCCTTCGGGTGCTGGATGCGTCCTGGTACTCGCCGGGCACCCGCGAGGCCCGCAAGGAATACCTGGAGCGCCATGTGCCCGGCGCCTCCTTCTTTGACATAGAGGAGTGTCGGGACAAGGCCTCGCCCTACGAGGTGATGCTGCCCAGCGAGGCGGGCTTCGCCGACTACGTGGGCAGTCTGGGCATCAGCAACGACACGCATGTGGTGGTGTACGATGGTGACGACCTGGGCAGCTTCTATGCGCCGCGGGTCTGGTGGATGTTCCGTGTGTTTGGCCACCGCACCGTGTCCGTGCTCAATGGTGGCTTCCGGAACTGGCTGAAGGAGGGCCACCCAGTGACATCTGAGCCCTCACGCCCAGAGCCAGCCGTCTTTAAAGCCACGCTGAACCGCTCCCTGCTCAAGACCTACGAGCAGGTGCTGGAGAACCTAGAATCAAAGAGGTTCCAGCTGGTGGATTCACGGGCCCAAGGGCGATACCTGGGCACACAGCCGGAGCCAGATGCAGTAGGTAGGTGCCCCGTGGGGGGATGGTCCCTGGGGAGCAATGCTCATGGAGAGATGGGGAGTAGGATGTCTGGGACCCTCTCCAGGTTTTGCCCTCAGCAGCCCCCAGGAGGGCCTCTgtctttccatctgtaaaatgaaagggGAGAGCCCAACCTAAAGGTTTTTCCAGCTGTGATGCATGGTAATGGACACATGCCTTCCCGTAGCCACATGCAAAGGCACAACCGAATATCTGTGTGGAGTGGCATCAGCAGAGGTAACTGACAACATATCCACCTGCATCCATGCCCACGCACTAGCTCCCCAACATGCTCAATAGCATCCATGAGCCACACAAATACCGCTGTACAGAAGTCTCCTCTGGACCCCGTGAGTTCTTCAGAAATTCTTAGCAACATGAACAATGCTATTTCCCAGCACTCCCTCCCTCTTCCAGCTCTCCCAGACCCCCTGACCTTCCTTAGGTTGCTTGCTTAGCTCAGTGGCAGAGTCCAGAGTTGAACCCAGTACTGCCTAGTTTCAAACCAGGATGCACCACCGTCCTGCCTCACCCTCACCTCCTGGGGCCAGCAGGGAGCCCCTTTGCCAGGCATCTCTAAGGATATGGCTCGTGAGTCCCCTTCTGTAGACAAAGAGGGAGGGTTCTACACTGGTGGAAGTTGGGGTGGGGTGAGTCTCAGAACTGCATTCTAGAACCTCCTAACAGGACCACAGAGGTCTTGCCATCACCCTCCTCCTGGACACCTCCGGTGGCCGGGACCTCACTGCTCTCAGGGCGCAGGATGGCCTGGGGGTGCTGCAGCGCTGTCCTCAGGAAACCTCTGTGGAATCCACCTCCTGTGCAACATTTGGACTAACTTGTTGAAAAGTCTCTTCCTTTTTGTGCCTCTGTGAAGAGCATTGTGAAAGCCATTCCAACACTCTTAGAACTGGAGGCTATGAAAGGTCACCTCTCCGCTCAGAGGGGAGGCTGTGGTACACAGAggaaggagtgtgtcaaggccaCTTGGGTAGTTAGAGGCAGAACCAGGAAGGCACAGAACTCTGCCCTCCCTGCCATAGCTTTCTCTAGGACTGTGTTTTTCCTGCCCAACTTGTTCTCTGAAGGTCTGAAGTTGAAGATTCAAGTTTGTTTAGCTGCTGGCACCAGCTCCTGCAACCCCCTCCTGGCCTTGGTTCAAGGCACCTTCCATTCCTTGGCACTTGAGATGCCACTGCAGGGAGGAGAGGTGAAATTGTTTCTCTAGCTATCCCCCAGCTTGCCCTGAAGCAAACAGAATAAATGAGAGGAGGGCGTAGAAATGCCAGATTCGGCCTCCGTTTTCccactttagagatgaggaaactgaggctcagagagggggaaAAGCCAGCTGCTGCAGGTAGGACCTCCTGCAAGCCCCCGATTCTAAAGTCCTGGCTCCTCTCTTGTAGCCAGCTTGTCCCCTCCAGTTCCCATCTGGAGACCAAGGAGCACAGGCCCCAGTTTGAATCCTGCTCCTCCTTTATGCTGGGACCTCAGTCAGTTCATTGCTCAGCCTGTGTTCccttataaaatgaaaagagtaATGCCAGCCCTACCCACCTGGCTATGTATTTATTAAACAGCAATGGCTGGAGGTactttgaaaaggatgaagaaaagTGCAAAGCCTGGGGCTATCTGTAAAGCCTCCTGTATAAGACATTAGGCACATGAGGCTCTGCTGAGCTCATGGGATCAGGGAGGCACCCCATGGGCTCAGCCATCCAGATATAACACCCAGGGGAGTATGGGTGGCAGCCCTGGGTGTCCCTGGAAGGATTGACCCCCAAGAGGAGCTGGAAGCAGGGCCTTAGAAACCCCACAGCCACTTTCTGCCCATTTCAGGCAAGCAACCTCCCACCTGGCCTCAGCTATGTGCTCCCAGTGCCTTTGGTCCTGTTTGTAAGAGGAGAAAAGtgagagtcagacagacctgagttTGCATCCTTGTGTGGAACTTAGGTGTGGCCTCAGGCCTGTCCCTTCACCTCTCAACCCTCCTATTGAATGCCATCACTGACCTTATAGGAGGAGCCTTAGGGAACGGGCGAGAACAGAGTTGGGAGTTGATCCAGCTCAGTATCTTTATAAACcttattctcttttccttctctctgcttgGAAGGAAGTGGGGTCCATGAGGGTCAAGAGGGAGAATATTGACCCCTTAATGCATACTGTTATTTGCCGGACCCTTTATATACATTCTCCCCTGGGCAACTGCAGCAGCCTAGCAGGGGAGACAGGTGGGGGTTCCAAGTGGTCCCACTTTACAGGTAGGGAAAGGAAGCAGAAACTTCTGCAGTGAGACACTGAGGCCAAGACTTGACCCCAGTCACAGGATCAAAATGGGGTTATTTCCCAAGGCCACTGCTGTGTCAATAAGCACGGGGTGGTCATGGCTCCAAAGCGTTGCTTCATATTGCTTCATGGGGTCATGTGACTTCTGCCTGTGTGTCTTCCCAGGGCTGCGGACTGGGGTAGGATGGGGTAGGGGGTGCCAAGTTGACTCCCAGCAGGTAGGGCTGGGGGCTGCCTGCgctggcttccttggtgtcttTAGGAGGAAAGCAAGATAGAGCTACTCAGGTTTTCCTGGCCTTGAAAGCCCACACCTATCAGTGACCTGCGGGATGCTAACTTGCCAACTGGACTTCCATCTTCTTGGCCAAAGCTGGAACACCAAGTCCCAGACCTCTGAACTGGTCATCACGAAAGGTCATCTCAGCTGCTCTTTCTAGGAAGGCTCAGGGTAGTCAGAGTGCACAGGCTTTGAGGCTGAACACACCTGTGTGCACATCACACCTGTGCTGTGTGTCATGGGGCGAGttacctcacctctctgagcctgggcCCCCCGTGAGTGCCAGGAAGCCCATCTGTATGGTGTGCGGACTGAGGAAAAGTTCTTCAGATAAGCTGTCTGGGTGCCTGATGCCAGAGGTTTGGCCTGGTGGCTGGGGAGATAGCCACAAGCCTTCAGCTGAAGCTGGGCCTGGAGGAACAGCAGGAGTCCTTGCCCCTGGGTGCAAAGTGCCTTTCCCCTAGTTGGCTGGTCTCCGAGGTTCTCCAGCCAAGTTCATC contains:
- the TST gene encoding thiosulfate sulfurtransferase — its product is MVWAGRGVAGSGFEPANFSSGQGQAPGRRRGRVPRRADTMVQQVLYRALVSTRWLAESVRAGKLGPGLRVLDASWYSPGTREARKEYLERHVPGASFFDIEECRDKASPYEVMLPSEAGFADYVGSLGISNDTHVVVYDGDDLGSFYAPRVWWMFRVFGHRTVSVLNGGFRNWLKEGHPVTSEPSRPEPAVFKATLNRSLLKTYEQVLENLESKRFQLVDSRAQGRYLGTQPEPDAVGLDSGHIQGSVNMPFMDFLTEDGFEKSPEELRAMFEAKKVDLAKPLIATCRKGVTACHIALAAYLCGKPDVAIYDGSWFEWFHRAPPETRVSQGKGGKA